In Takifugu flavidus isolate HTHZ2018 chromosome 5, ASM371156v2, whole genome shotgun sequence, the following proteins share a genomic window:
- the LOC130525297 gene encoding E3 ubiquitin-protein ligase NEURL3-like, with product MTKDPDAHYSGVESMLSHRCGGSCLGPLTFHCQVFGDKVSLSQGGRLARRGGSTFKNGLVFSSRPLGIQEKIHLKVVTTTAGWHGALRLGFTNVHPAARGLPLPPMAIPDLTQKPGHWAMHVHESCCTVGSELKFWVSSGGKVYMRVNNSNRDEEILSGVDVSRPLWAMIDIYGQTSCIYLQGSEKRGRFLTKRSCPAPQHIILPDIGRSSVTPDRTSCEDTSCHHRKLPADNEGTDCVVCMEREATNTLTCGHLCLCQSCTGRIILEFGNCPLCRHQIGAPLRT from the exons GTGTGGAGTCGATGCTGTCCCACCGCTGTGGTGGTTCCTGCCTCGGCCCTCTGACCTTCCACTGTCAGGTCTTTGGAGACAAGGTCAGCCTGAGTCAGGGCGGTCGGCTCGCCAGGAGGGGCGGATCAACCTTCAAAAACGGCCTGGTGTTCAGCAGCCGCCCGCTGGGGATCCAGGAGAAGATCCATCTGAAGGTGGTGACGACTACAGCGGGCTGGCACGGCGCCCTGCGCCTGGGCTTCACCAACGTGCACCCTGCAGCCAGAgggctgcccctcccccccatggCCATACCCGACCTCACCCAGAAACCGGGCCACTGGGCGATGCATGTGCATGAATCCTGCTGCACGGTCGGTTCAGAGCTGAAGTTCTGGGTATCTTCTGGAGGAAAGGTGTATATGCgcgtcaacaacagcaacagagaTGAGGAGATTCTCAGCGGAGTCGATGTCAGCAGGCCGCTGTGGGCCATGATTGACATCTATGGACAAACAAGCTGCATTTACCTCCAAG GCTCAGAAAAACGAGGAAGGTTCCTTACGAAGCGATCCTGTCCTGCGCCTCAACACATCATCCTACCTGATATTGGCCGCAGCAGCGTGACCCCTGACAGGACCAGTTGTGAGGACACGTCCTGTCATCACAGAAAGCTCCCAGCAG ATAACGAGGGGACGGACTGTGTGGTGTGCATGGAAAGAGAGGCCACCAACACTTTGACTTGTGGTCatctgtgtctctgtcagagctgcacCGGCAGAATCATCCTGGAGTTTGGCAACTGCCCGCTGTGTCGACACCAGATCGGAGCTCCACTGAGGACGTGA